The stretch of DNA CAAAATAGGACAAAACACCCGTATATAAACGGGAGACAGCTCATTTCTTCAGTAAGGCGGCTACCTTTATAGGCAGGCCGAACAGGTTAATAAAACCCTCCGCGTCTATTTGATTGTAGATCTCTTCTTTTTCAAAGGTAGCCAGATCAGGCCGGTAAAGAGAACGCTCCGACTTGCGGCCAACCACCGTACAGTTCCCCTTATAGAGCTTTAAACGGACCTTTCCCGTAACGTTCCGCTGGCTCTTTTCCACAAAGGCATCAAGCGCTTCTTTCAGCGGGGTAAACCATTGTCCGTAATAAACCAGTTCGGCGTAACGCTGGGCGGCCAACTGTTTATAATGCTGTGTGTCACGGTCAAGGGTCAAGGTTTCGAGCGCCTGGTGAGCGGCGTAAAGGATCGTCCCCCCAGGCGTTTCATAAACCCCCCGCGACTTTATACCGACCAGCCTGTTCTCTACAATATCCACCCGGCCGATGGCGTTCCTTCCGCCGATCTTATTTAATTCTTCAATTAAAGCGACCGGCGCTAATTTGCGTCCATTGACCGATGTTGGTTCTCCTTTAATAAAATCTATCTCCACATATTCCGGCTTGTTTGGCGCCTTTTGCGGTGAAACCGACAGGAGGAACATCTCTTCTTGCGGTTCATACCAGGGATCTTCCAACACTCCTC from Candidatus Margulisiibacteriota bacterium encodes:
- a CDS encoding argininosuccinate synthase, giving the protein MSKIKKVVLAYSGGLDTSIMIKWLKDNYGCEVIAYAADVGLAGELQGLKEKALKTGASRIYIEDLRAEFIKDFVFPMLKAGAIYENQYLLGTSIARPIIAKRQIEIALKEKADAVAHGATGKGNDQVRFELTYKALAPKMKIIAPWREWELKGREEEIQYARTHNIPIPVSKKKPYSSDRNLWHISYEGGVLEDPWYEPQEEMFLLSVSPQKAPNKPEYVEIDFIKGEPTSVNGRKLAPVALIEELNKIGGRNAIGRVDIVENRLVGIKSRGVYETPGGTILYAAHQALETLTLDRDTQHYKQLAAQRYAELVYYGQWFTPLKEALDAFVEKSQRNVTGKVRLKLYKGNCTVVGRKSERSLYRPDLATFEKEEIYNQIDAEGFINLFGLPIKVAALLKK